Part of the Oncorhynchus masou masou isolate Uvic2021 chromosome 18, UVic_Omas_1.1, whole genome shotgun sequence genome, TAACCATTTACCATTTACTGTTTACAATTTACCATTTACTGTTAACCATTTACCATTTACTGTTAACCATTTACTATTTAGTGTTAACAACTTACCATTTACTGTTAACCATTTACTGTTAACCATTCACCATTTACTGTTAACCATTTACCATTTACTGTTAACCATTTACTGTTAACCATTTACTGTTTACCATTTACTGTTAACCATTTACCATTTACCGTTTATTGTTAACCATATACTGTTAACCATTTACCATTTACTGTTAACCATTTACTGTTTACCATTTACTGTTTACCATTTATAATTTACTGTTAACCATTTACTGTTACCCATTTACCATTTAGTGTTTACTATTTACCATTTACTGTTTACCATTTACCATTTACTGTTAACAATTTACCATTTACTGTTAACCATTTACTGTTAACCATTTACCATTTACTGTTAACCATTTACCATTTACTGTTAACCATTTACCATTTACTGTTAACCATTTACCATTAACCATTTACCATTTACTGTTAACCATTTACCATTTACTGTTGACCATTTACCATTTACTGTTAACCATTTACCATTTACTGTTAACCATTTACCATTTACTGTTAACCATTTACCGTTTACTGTTAACCATTTACCATTTACTGTAtcacaggctgtatcacagtggtctaatgcactgcatctcagtgctagaggcatcactacagacccaggttcgattccaggctgtatcacagtggtctaaggcactgcatctcagtgctacaggcatcactacagacccaggtttgattccaggctgtatcacagtggtctaaggcactgcatctcagtgctagaggcatcactacagacccaggttcgattccaggctgtatcacagtggtctaaggcactgcatctcagtgctacaggcatcactacagaccaagGCTCTATTTCAGgcagtatcacaaccggccatgattgggagtcccatggggcggcgcacaattggcccagcgtcatcctggttagggtttggcagaggaaggccgtcattgtaaataagaatttgacttgccaagtaaaaaaaaaagagagagagaaggcaaaaTTCTTCAATCCCTGTCCTGAGTAGCAGAGGCATTGCTGGTTCTGTCCACTGGAGGGTACTGTTGACCATATTTCTTTTACTAGGGTTTATACATTAGTCCCACATAACACTCACATGATGACCAAAATGGCTCCGTGCCCATGTGAGTTTGTCTATCCCCATCAGACGCGGTCTGGACATGCAGGTTCAAATATCAATTTGTGTTCTGAACCAactaccagtggtggaaaaagtagtcAAAGTCATActgtagtaaaagtaaagatcccttaataaaaaatgactcaagtaaaagtgaaagtcactcagtaaaattctacttgagtaaaagtatctggtttaaaatatacttaagtatcaaaagtaaatgtcatctctaaaatatacttaattatcaaaatcatttcaaattccttatattaagtaaaccagagggcaccattttcttgttttttaaatttacagatagccaggatcACACTGacaactcagacataatttacaaactaaacatgtgtttagtgagtctgccagattagAGTCattagagatgaccagggatgttctcttgataagtacgTGAATTGGAAAAAAATGTCTGTCCTGcgaagcattcaaaatgtaacgagtacttttgtgtgtcagggaaaatgtatggagtaaaaagtcattattttctttaggaatttagtgaagtaaaagtaaaagttgtcaaaaatataaagagTAAATTAAATTACAGGAAAAAAAACTACTgatgtagtactttaaagtatttttacttaagtattttacaccaaTGCCAACAACTGTATATTCATTTGGAGACAGGTCGAAACACATATGAAATACTCATgaacatttagctagctagcttgctgctaatttgtcctgggatataaacattgggttgttattttacctgaaatgtatatggtaatttttgttgttgttgctggatCTTTGTAGAATGTTGACCAGTTGTGGACACAAACCCGTGTGTTCTCTGATCCAACAATTAAACGACAGATAAAAGGAGAACCCTcatttctagtaatctctcctctttaaatcttcttcttctgtggattGTATATGGTGGTTGACAACCCACTTTAAGTTCTGTTTTTAGAACCAAATTCTATTTTTATGGACAATTGACACTTACATGCAACTTCTGCTATCAGCATAAGAAGATGACATTGAAAAGACAGGTCTAGATGCACAAATGTTGCTTTGTGGTCTGATTGTGTTCAGATCTGGCTGACTTCTTCAGGTGTAtggatttctcctcagtctggacgCAAATCAGGCTACCGAAATCACATACAGTGGTCGAAGTCCTCAGCATTCCTCACACTAGTCTCCAGAAAACGTGTGTTTTGTGACCCAAGGGCACCTCATAAATGTTATCATAAATGTCTTATATTtagaaataaaaatgttttgtttgGCTAGAGTTATGCTAACCCGTTTGCGATCCCTTTAGCGTTGCTTGCTAGCTTGTTGACTAGCTACAGAGGTTAGCTGGCTAATTCTCCTAAAGTAGTTAGCTACCGTCATCAGTTGTTGTGTTATTATAATATTTTGCCTATTCCACCGTTTGTAGAATAAAAACTGGCATTTGATTATAGAGCAAAGAAAGGAAATCCAGACACATTTATGTAGGTGTAGATGCATGACCGTTCGGAATTCCGTGATCAGAACTCGATGATAAATTCTAAAGCTGCATGAACTGTCAAGTCTAGACACGGCCTATGTCGGCCTTCCACGTCTGCGGTGGTAGGTGGCCAAGCAACAGCGGTGTTTGTCCgaccatgagacatccagaaaatcaatcttctcacaaaaacgtctGTAGTGTCTGAATGGTTGGCCTAATATGACGACTTAAGGGAAAGATTTGATTCTTACAAATGCCATTGTGTTCTCCACGAGTGTCGTGGGACCAGTCTGAAGGTAGCTGTTACCGGTTTTAAAAATGAATGGATGTATAGAGGTACAGTGGGATGAaaatgtatgtgaaccctttagaattacctggatttctgcataaattggtcataatatttgatctgatcttcatctaggtcacaacaacagacaatcacagtctgcttaaactaataacacatagACAATTATAATTGTTCacgtctttattgaacacaccttgtaaacattcacagtgcagggtgggaaaagtatgtgaacccttggatttaataactggttgaccctcctttggcagcaataacctcaaccaaatgtttctgtagttgcggatcagacctgcacagcggtcaggaggaattttggaccattcctctttacaaaactgtttcagttccacaatattctttggatgtctggtgtgaaccgctctcttgagaTCGTTCCACaacatctcaatcgggttgaggtcaggactctgactgggccactccagaaggcatattttcttctgttcaagccattctgttgggttgttgtcctgttgcatcaactaatttctgttgagcttcaattggcggacagataaccttacattctcctgtaaaatgtcttgataaacttgggaatgtCTTTTTTGGTCGATAacagcaagctgtccaggcccagATGCAGCAAAACatccccaaaccatgatgctccatccaccatactttacagttgggatgaggttatgatgttggtgtgctgtgcctttttttctccacacatagtgttgtgttccttccttccaaacaacacaactttagtttcatctgtccacagaatattttgtcagtagtgctgtggaacatccaggtgctcttttgcaaacttcagacatgcagcaatgCTTTTTTGGACAGCAGAGGCTTCTTCCATGTCCTCCCATGAACCCCATTCTTGTtgagtgttttacgtatcgtagactcatcaacagagatgttagcatgttccagaggtttctgtaagtctttagctgacacacTAGGATTCCTCTTACCCTCATTgaacattctgcgctgtgctcttgcagtcatctttgcaggacagccactcctagggagagtagcaacagtgctgaaattTCTCCATTTAAAGACAATTTGTCTttccgtggactgatgaacatcaaggcttttagagatacttttgtaaccctttccagctttatgcaagacAACAATTCTTAAtgttaggtcttctgagatctctttagttcggggcatggttcacatcaggcaatacttcttgtgaatagcaactCAAATGTTGAGTGTTTTTTTatggggcagggcagctctaaccaacatctccaatctcatcccATTAAttagactccaggttagctgactcctgactacaattagcttttggagaagtcattagtctagggggttcacatacttttcccaaccttCTCGGTGAATGTGtgaatgatgtattcaatatagacaagaaaaatacaataatttgtgtgttattagtttattaaacacactgtgtttgtctagtTTCGTGACTTAGATGAAGTTCAGATCAAAATTGTATGtcaaatccaggtaattccaaaaggttcacatacattttcttgccactgtagtttTGTGCTAAAATAAGGGCTTAAACATGTGTCCAAAAAACCAcatcaaaaccttattccttatgatttatTTCTGGACTGTCTGtgttgccatttatgaatgtgttattcaatgtgctTCTCTGGGCAATAGTAGTAAAGGCCTCATTCtatattttatcaaatcattttttaaatacTTGTTTTACACCTACagggtcctaaaattccaaattTGAATAACTAAATGATGGATGGAATGACCATCTGAAAACAATTCCGTATGTTAGTTTAGTtgaacaaataaataaacaaatatatgtATCGTTAATCCTTGTCATTTTGGTTACGTTTAATTTATGTAACTGTATTTATTAATCACAGTCATTGATCTTTCTCATTCTCAGAGTGGAAACGTCGTTTGCAGAGTTCACAACTTGCTACACTTGAGAGAAACACGATTTTTGGTTTATGCCAtaaccatcaaatcaaatcaaatgtatttatatagcccttcgtacatcagctgatatctcaaagtgctgtacagaaacccagactaaaaccccaaacagcaagcaatgcaggtgtagaagcatcaTTTACGAgttttatataaataaatgtttGTTGTGCTCCATGTGAACAAAGAGCACGTGTATGtttgttctgtcctgttaatgttGAAGGAGCCTGAGCACATAGAAAGAAGTACTTTCTTCTCCACAGAATGTAGGAAAGTCAACTCTTATCTGTTTTTTTAGTATCCATTGCAAATGATAATATAGCCTATTAAAACTATAGTTCCTCACTGTaagttattaaaaaaatatatttcctaCAATTTCCCCCTCAATAACCAACTAGCCTCGGTGTGAAAGAGCAAAATATAATGATCTGATGATCCCATATAACCAGTGGAAATTTCTTCAAATACCTGAACACTTTTTCCCTTATGCAAAAAGAgctgtctgtcccgagctcaGTGGCGCGTTGATAAGTTTGTAGATAAGGCTAGTTGATAAGGCTAGTTGATAAGACGTTGCAAGTTCCCTGGCGAAAGCTTCAGACACGATTGAAATGTTGCATTTCACTATAATGATTAGCTCAAGACTGATAgaaggggaggcagagaggctgaGTAGGGAGTTCAATGTGATTGAAAGAAATTGAGTATATCATCATATTTTCTACTGTTAGCTATTAaaattataggcctactgctggaATGGTCTATAGGATATGAGTTCCTATAGGATATGCGCTCATTTCTTTAGCCGCCAATGATCACAGTGAatcagagcgttgggccagtaaccgaaaggttgctggatcgaatcccagagctgataaggtaaaaaatatgtcattctgccccagagcagggcagttaacccactgttcccctgggcACCAAAGACGTGGATgctgattaaggcagcccctcgcacctttctgattcagaggggttgggttaaatgcagaagacacatttcagttgacgAGTTATCCCCATTTCCATATAGCAGAGGCTGGTGCTCTCGAATTAGTAGAGTTTTTACTTTTttatgtttatcattttaattgACTGACAGGGACCCTAAAACATTATTGGAACATTAAGTAAATTGTTTTCAATATTAAATTATGAAAGTatcatcaataatataatattgtATTTACAATGTACTAATAAAACTAacggtttatttttattttcttgtttttggcaAAACGTAAACTTCACcgtcatcgacggggctgtagtggagcaggttgagagcttaaagttccttggtgttcacatcaccaacaaactagaatggttcaaacacaccaagacagtcatgaagagggctattccccctcaggaaactaaaaagatttggcatgggtcctcagatcctcaaaaggttctacagctgcaacatcgagagcatggttgcatcactaaactgcctgccatccaggacctctacaccaggcggtgtcagaggaaggccctaaaaattgtcaaagaccccagccacctctctctactaccgcatggcaaaacagtaccggagtgccaagtctaggacaaaaaagcTTCTCAACAGTTGttacccccaagccgtaagactcctgaacaggtaatcaaatggcttcctGGACTATTTGTATTTAGAATTGTTGCTTAATTATAATCATAAAAGCACATGTTTTACTCCAGCAGCAACCAGCTGAGGATCTGCAGGAGAAATCCCTTTCAAAATATGCTGTGCTTGTGTGATAGTTGTGTTAGATAAATAAGATACATTACAACTAAGGAAAATACACACAGGCCAATTTAATTCCACACAATTATGCAAATTACCTATAAACCAATACTCGCGagattcaaatgtatttacatccattggtattttaatttttttatatatatatatatttctcccgGTCATTTTGACCGGAAACAGTTTTATTTATCAGCTTTTCATATTTTTGTTTTAAAAATTGGCCAAAAAACAGCAATTGTCGACTAATGGAAACCATGGGCCAGAGCTATATAATGTTTCTACAGTATTTAGCTATGCCTTGTGCTAGTATCGTGTGACTCCAATGTGACATGCCAGTAAACTCTGTACATTTACACCAGGGGAGAAtgactgccccctctcattgaagcAAGTTCAAAGCCGACCGCGGTACTGCAGAAAACATGATCGGGAATGGGGAAATGGCAATCTTCGTGGTGAATCTTCACTTGAAacgattattatttttaattggACACAGAAAAGTTCTAAGGATAATTTAGTTGCTGTCGGCGTTCAACTTAAGTTACTCAAttagagggggcagcactgagaaTTCACATCCTAGAGAACCTCAAACTGCGCGTATTCTGTCTCCATGAGATGCCATCTTTAACCGATTTAATTAGGCGTTAATGCGCTATTGAGTCTTCAAATAGAAATAAATGGTGTTAAGTGATTGATGTCTTTGTACTTAAATGTTATCCAGAAACTATTTGATATTGTGATAAAAACGGCTACATTGGACATTTAATATTGTAACAAATCTATGTTGTGTTATTAAAAACAACTACTTTTTGCTTTTGTGAACAATGTTGAGGTTACTACATCACATTGGAGAATTGTCCCGTTAGTCAACAGCCttataaataaatcaaatgatTAACACGTAGCTAGATGTATCTGGTTCCACTAAGCAACGTGTTCCATCACTCCTAACGTCTCTCATCTCCTTACCTTGAATAATTCAACATATCACACCATTACTGGCACGGTTTGATTCCAACACCTGAGGAGACACACCACCTCTTAACAAGTGGTATCTGTCTGCTGCTACAGAGCACTGATCTTCTCACGGACTTCAAGGCAAAGTAAAACAAAGACAATGATCTGAGCGCTCAGTGGGTCTTGTATTAGAACATATTTGTTTTTGTGGACTTAAATCTTTCTTTCATACATTCCATTATAATTTTAGTTCATCTGGATCCTTGGAAGTGTCTGGCAGACGACCAAGCGGAGCGTTCACTGAAAACAAGTTGACATTGAAGAGAAACTCAAACcgacagtaactgacagtaagCCCTGAGAAGTATCTCACCTGAAAGCTTCATGCTCATACTCTCTGCTGACTCAAAACGGGTGAATTTCTGGCGACTCGAGAAGAGTTATCTGCGTATCTTCCACGTCTTCACCCTCACCACCCTCTATTTCCTCGTCAACAAGATGTCAACAACAGAGAAAGTTGAGACCAAATCAAAAAGTGAGAAAATGCTCCCTGCACAGGAGGCGGCCAAAATTTATCACACCAACTACGTCAGGAACGCGCGAGCCGTCGGTGTCCTGTGGGCGATATTCACCATTTGCTTTTCCATCATAGAAATGGTGGTGTTCATCCAACCGTACTGGATCGGGGACAGCGTCAACACCCCGCAGGCCGGATACTTCGGCCTGTTTCACTACTGTATCGGCAACGCGCTGACCTCGGAGCTCATCTGTAAAGGCAAGGCACTTAAAAGgccaatctgcagttgctacatccatttttggacataAAAATAAGTGCTATGAACccgttgattcttgaagaatataacttatgagCTTAGTTAAGCTTAGTTAAACTATTGTACCTCATCAGAACCCAAACTATAAGATTGTTTTACTCCAAATGTTTGTAATCAAAGTACATGTAATCAATCACTGTACAGCCTGAAGGTATGGTTACAAATattattttgatatcatggatggtcagtccttgcatccagagCTCTGTCTATACATTTGAGAGTGGTAaaatttctccagccccatccctctgATTTTTACGAAAGGAGTCGCTTTGTATTTGTTTCAACAGCAAATTGCCCCTTTATTTAAAGAGTCACTTTACACAATAACTATATTTTAGTATTTTGTTCATTAGTCCACCGTTGACACAATGTCAGCAGTTCATTCTTCAGTGCAGAGTAAAAACTGTGATGAGAATGAAAAAACGCATCCCCTTGAACCATTGTTATATTCACTAAACTGCTTAATGGGCTGCcctctgctccagcctctccaacccacagagatcctatactAATAACATGATGTCATCTTCTGCTCCAGCCTCTCCaacccacagagatcctatactAATAATATGATGTCATCTTCTGCTCCAGCCTCTCCaacccacagagatcctatactAATAATATGATGTCATCTTCTGCTCCAGCCTCTCCaacccacagagatcctatactAATAATATGATGTCATCTTCTGCTCCAGCCTCTCCaacccacagagatcctatcctAATAATATGATTTTTATCTTCTGCTCCAGCCTCTCCaacccacagagatcctatactAATAATATGATGTCATCTTCTGCTCCAGCCTCTCCaacccacagagatcctatactAATAACATGATGTCATCTTCTGCTCCAGCCTCTCCaacccacagagatcctatactAATAATATGATGTCATCTTCTGCTCCAGCCTCTCCaacccacagagatcctatactAATAACATGATGTCATCTTCTGCTCCAGCCTCTCCaacccacagagatcctatactAATAACATGATGTCATCTTCTGCTCCAGCCTCTCCaacccacagagatcctatactAATAATATGATTTTTATCTTCTGCTCCAGCCTCTCCaacccacagagatcctatactAAAAACATGTCATCTTCTGCTCCAGCCTCTCCaacccacagagatcctatactAATAATATGATGTCATCTTCTGCTCCAGCCTCTCCaacccacagagatcctatactAATAATATGATGTCATCTTCTGCTCCAGCCTCTCCaacccacagagatcctatactAATAATATGATGTCATCTTCTGCTCCAGCCTCTCCaacccacagagatcctatactAATAACATGTCATCTTCTGTTCCAGCCTCTCTGTATGCGAAGCCTATTCTGTATGCGTAGCCTATTCTGTGTGTCTTTCGGAGGGGTTTGAATAACGCAgaagacagaagaagaagaagatttgTCATTGGACATCAGAGATCATTGCACTaattttcttcttctcttcctcctcctccataaaGGAAGTGCCTTAGACTTTGCTTCCATCCCGTCCCCAGCCTTTAGGACAGCCCTCTTCTTCGTGGGTACATCCATGCTGCTGATAGTGGGCTGTATGGTCTGTTTCACTCTGTTCTGGTTTTGCAACACCGGGAGCGTCTACAAGATCTGTGGGTGGATGCAGTTTGCATCAGGTGAGATTAGAAGACATTCTCTAACCTAACTAACTTGTACATTTTAATGTGTAGTGTCCTATGTCTGGTTGGACACCATGTACATCCAGGAGTGGACCTAGGGGAGATTGGGGGGGGGGTCCACCTCTTTATCCAGCCTCTAGGCGACCTTGGCTCACAAACAGTCATATGGTATCTACAGTCATACCGGCCTCTGGTTGTAGTTGTCATCCCCATTGTCCAGGAGAGTTGACAAACCTATCGTGTACAGTCAGTGACTCCCCAGTGACATCTCTCCTCTTTCAGAGGTGGCTTGGGTCCAGTGCTATTGTCAGCAGATGACAACAACACTGTGGACGCCAGCCCAAAGGGATTCTGTTTGAGGCCAGATTCTGACACCTACTACGTTCAAGCCTGCCTTCAGGGGGTAGATGGATTACATGGAACATGATACATGTGATGTTTTGTCTCTTAGTGCAAGTCTATATCTGTACGAAAGCCTCCGTACATACTCAGGTCTTACAACTGACATACAAGGCTTTTGACACAACAGTTATGAtatgtctctggataagagcgtctgctaaatgacttaaatgtaaatgtaaatgtaatgtcagaTATTATTGGCACAACCATTGTggatagtctgtctgtctgtctgtctgtctgtctgtctgtctgtctgtctgtctgtctgtctgtctgtctgtctgtctgtctgtctgtctgtctgtctgtctgtctgtctgtctgtctgtctgtctgtctgtctgtctgtctgtctgtctgtctgtctgtctgtctgtctgtctgtctgtctgtctgtctgtctgtctgtctgtctgtctgtctgtctgtctgtctgtctgtctgtctgtctgtctgtctgtctgtctgtctgtctgtctgtctgtctgtctgtctgtctgtctgtctgtctgtctgtctgtctgtctgtctgtctgtctgtctgtctgtctgtctgtctgtctgtctgtctgtctgtctgtctgtctgcatattacctcaatcattCACTGTATTTCTATACATTCACCTCCATATGCATTCAGACAGTAAATTGTAAATGTGTCTCTATACTCCAGCGAGGCGCTAGTACAGAATATCACCTTTTATTTTGAGGATTTTTGTCATACATATCTGTTAAAACGTTTAGAAATGAAATGGGCAGAAACAAAGACTttttttctgaaactcgtcagtctattcttgttctgagaaatgaaggccaagaaactgaagatctggtacaacgctgtgtactactctcttcacagaacagtgcaaactggctctaaccagaatagaaagaggagtgggaggccccggtgcacaactgagcaaaaggacaagtacattagtcaGAACAAGTACAAgtacatttctcagaacaagaatagactgatgagtttcagaaggaaggtctttgtttctgcccattttgagcctgtaatcaaacccacaaatgctgattctccagatactcaactagccttaagaaggtcagttttattgcttctttaatcagaacaacagttttcagctgtgctaacataattacaaaggGGTTTTCCaattatcaattagccttttaaaattataaacttggattagctaacacaatgtgccaatggaacacaggagtgatggttgttgataatgggcctctgtacgcctatgtagatattccataaaaaaatctgccaattccagctacaatagtcatttacaacattaacaatgtttataactgtatttctgatcaatttgatgttattttaatggacggaaaatgtgctttaaaaaaaaaggacatttctaagtgaccccaaacttttgaaccatagtgtatatacagtagcagtcaaaagtttggacacacctactcattcaagggtttttcttatttaaaaaaaactattttcttcattgtagaataatagtgaagacatcaaaactatgaaataacatgtatggaataatgtagtaaccaaaaaaagtgttgaacaaatcaaaatatatttgagattcttacaagtagccacccttctccttgatgacagctctgcacactcttggcattctctcaaccagcttcacgaggaatgctattccaactgtcttgaaggagtttccacacatgctgagcacttgttggctgcttttccttcactctgcgttccaactcatcccaaaccatctcagttggttTGAAGGcgggtgattgtggagtccaGGCCATCTGAAGCAGCACTCCAACAcgcttcttcttggtcaaattgtccttacacagcctggaggtacgttgggtcattgtcctgttgaaaaacaaatgatagttccactaagcgcaaaccagatgggatggtgtattgcggaaaaatgctgtggtagccatgctggttaagtgtgccttgaattctaaataaatcacagacagtgtcagcagcaaagcacccctacaccatcacacctcctcctcagtGCTTCACGGcggaaaccacacatgcggagatcatccgttcgttcacctactctgcatctcacaaagacactgcggttggaaccaaa contains:
- the LOC135505118 gene encoding LHFPL tetraspan subfamily member 5 protein-like, producing the protein MSTTEKVETKSKSEKMLPAQEAAKIYHTNYVRNARAVGVLWAIFTICFSIIEMVVFIQPYWIGDSVNTPQAGYFGLFHYCIGNALTSELICKGSALDFASIPSPAFRTALFFVGTSMLLIVGCMVCFTLFWFCNTGSVYKICGWMQFASAILMVMGCMIYPDGWDAPEVKRMCGERTDKYTLGNCTVRWAYILAMICVLDSLILAFLAFTLGNRQDKLLPDDFEVEGQGQGYGNTDTGIRLHR